The genomic window TATAAGACTACCCTTCCACAATCCCTTATATTTTTTGATATAGGAGGTGTATGTGTTTAGCTCCTTAATATGTGTTGAGCTTCCTTTATGCTAAAGAGCCAGAAATCGCTTTGTTTAATTGTAAATTTTAAATTGCAAATTTTAAATTGTAAATTTTTTCTTAAATTAAAAAATCTACATCAAAATTTTAACATTTCTCTTTCATTTTACAATTTGCAATCTACAATTTGCAATTTACAATGTTTAGCGAAGCTAAACACGTACTAGGAGGTAAAAATTATGAATAACAGATTATTGACGGAACAAGAAGGCATGGGAAACATTTACAGGTGTTGTCATGGAATTCATGTCAACTGGATGGGGGTTACGCTTCATTTTAAGGAAGATTCCTTTCTTGATTTTGCCCTTATGGTCAAGAATGCATCTTCGCAATTGATGGAGGAAAATATAGACGATTTTATCAAGAGTCTTAAAAGTTAAGGAGTATTATTATGTGCGTAAAACATTTAACAATAGAAAAAGATGTGGGGTTGAATCTTTTGGAATGCACAAAGATTGCCCAGGCAATCTCTGAATACAGGGCAGATACCTTTATTATAAAGAATGATAATATGGTGAATGCACGCTCTATTCTTGACTCTATGTCTTTGGAGGCAAAAAAGGGGGATAGGCTTACAATCACTGCCGACGGCGAGGATGAAAAAGAGGCAATACTCGCATTAGAAAGATTGGTAGTGGGGGATGCTAAATCAATCTGGAATCAACAATCAGAGCCTGTATGCAAGAATAATTGCAGTGGGGGGTGTCGTGAAGGTAAGGGGTGTCCATGTAAGACTGTGGCTTGTGGAGCTAATGGATGAAACTCTATAAAATCGAAAAGGTCTTTATGAATAATCCCATAAGGGTTTGGCTTCAAAGAAAGGTTGAGTCCCCAATTATGTTTGAGGGGCTTAATCTTCCCAAGGAACCGGTATGCCTTGAGATAGGCTGTGGAAGAGGGGTAGGCACCCTTCTTATCAATCATCGTTTTGGATGCAAGAAGGTGGTGGCAATTGATTATGATCATGAGATGATAGGGCAAGCAAAAGACTATTATACCAACCCTCCAGGATGGGCAAGGGATATCAGAAAAGACAATATTGACCTTAAGGTAGGCGATGCCTCAAATATGGAATTTCCTGATAACTGCTTTGATTGTGTATTCTCCTTTGGGATATTTCATCATATCAAGGATTGGCAGAAGGCCATCTCTGAGGTCCACAGGGTATTAAAGCCTAATGGATATTTCTCATTTGAGGAATTTTTCTTAGAGAATATGATTTGGAAGATCAATTTCCAAGTTGCAAAAAGGTTTTTTGGTCATGCCCCATACGTCCTTCTTGAAGAGAAAGAATTCAGGGATTGTTTGAAAAAGTTGGGATTCTTGTTTTTAAGGTACAAGAAAGAGCGGATACCCATGAGTCATTGCCATGCGATAATGAGAAAGAAAGGGATAAACAGCAGCTAATAAAAAAACAAAAAAATACTTGACACAAAAAATACTTTATTGTAAAATTTTATAATTGAAATTGAGTTTCAATTGCAGTTAGAGATTAAAAATGGATAGAATGATAGATATGGCAGTTAAAAAAACATCAACAAATAAGGAGGTTAAGGCGAAATTGCTTGAGCTTTATGATGAGATATTTGTTCACAAAGGTTATGGTGGGCTTAAGGTAGAGATACGTATTTTACACCGCGGCCAAAAAGAGGTAATCATTTACTGCGGCAAGCAATACCGGTTCGTGGTGGATTTTTTAGCCGCAGAAGAAAAGGAGGTGATAAATATGAAGGTATAAAATTTTGAACCCTGTCAGCTTGGGGCTGAAGGAAATAAGTTTAGTGATTGGTGAATAAATTAACCAATTACCAATTAATCAAAAAAATATGCAAGAAAAGGCTTTGTGGGTAAGTTTCTTGTAAAAGGAGGAAAAAAAAATGAGTAAGTTAGAACAAAAGAAAGGAAGCCAAGCAGGTTTCACCCTGTTGGAACTCCTGGTAGTGCTCATGGTTATGGGGTTTCTTGTGGCAATGGTTGCCCCTAAACTTTTGGGCCTTTTCCAGGATGCAGAGGATACTGTCTGCGATACCAATATCAAGGATCACAAAAAGTATGCCTCTGCTTTTGAGATGCAGTACAACAAACTGCCGGATAGGATGATGGTGCCCGGGTATAATGACACTGCTAGTGTTTGGTATGGGCCAACAGAAGAGAATATAACTACTGCCGGCAGGGAAGTTTTTTCAACTGCCATCTTAGGGCGGATCAGGCTCATGCCTCACCAATTGAATGCCGCTGAAATCAGGGAAATAATACAGGAGCTCGGCATTCGTGAGGTAGTGGTGCTCAATAACCCGGAGGATATTCAGGCAGCACCAGGTAAAAATGACATTTGG from bacterium includes these protein-coding regions:
- a CDS encoding HPr family phosphocarrier protein, with amino-acid sequence MCVKHLTIEKDVGLNLLECTKIAQAISEYRADTFIIKNDNMVNARSILDSMSLEAKKGDRLTITADGEDEKEAILALERLVVGDAKSIWNQQSEPVCKNNCSGGCREGKGCPCKTVACGANG
- a CDS encoding class I SAM-dependent methyltransferase; the protein is MKLYKIEKVFMNNPIRVWLQRKVESPIMFEGLNLPKEPVCLEIGCGRGVGTLLINHRFGCKKVVAIDYDHEMIGQAKDYYTNPPGWARDIRKDNIDLKVGDASNMEFPDNCFDCVFSFGIFHHIKDWQKAISEVHRVLKPNGYFSFEEFFLENMIWKINFQVAKRFFGHAPYVLLEEKEFRDCLKKLGFLFLRYKKERIPMSHCHAIMRKKGINSS